TGATCATTTCCAACCTAAGCAGTTACAATCCAGGGCCCTTCATTCTGGTAGGGATCCCAGGCCTGGAGCAATTCCACATGTGGATTGGAATTCCCTTCTGTATCATCTACATTGTAGCTGTTGTGGGAAACTGCATCCTTCTCTACCTAATTGTGGTGGAGCATAGTCTTCATGAACCcatgttcttctttctctccttgctGCCATGACTGACCTCACCTTGTCCACCGCTGGTGTGCCTAAAACACTCAGTATCTTTGGCTGGGGGCTCGCGAAATCACATTCCCAGGATGCCTTACACAAATGTTCTTCCTTCACTACAGCTTTGTCCTGGATTCAGCCATTCTGATGGCCATGGCATTTGATCACTATGTAGCTATCTGTTCTCCCTTGAGATATACCACCATCTTGACTCCCAAGACCATCATCAAGATTGCTATGGGCATCTCCTTTCGAAGGTTCTGCATCATCCTGCCAGACGTATTCTTGCTGACGTGCCTGCCTTTCTGCAGGACACGTATAATACCCCACATATACTGTGAGCATATAGGCATTGTCCGGCTCGCCTGTGCTGATATCTCCATCAACATCTGGTATGGCTTTTGTGTTCCCATTATGATGGTCATCTCAGATGTGATTCTCATTGCTGTTTCCTATGCCCTTATCCTCTGTGCTGTCTTTCGCCTTCCCTCCCAAGATGCCCGCCAGAAAGCCCTCAGCACTTGTGGTTCTCATGTCTGTGTCATCCTCATGTTTTATATGCCTGCCTTTTTCTCCATCCTTGCCCATCGTTTTGGACACAATGTCTCTCGCACCTTCCACATCATGTTTGCCAATCTCTACATTGTTATCCCACCTGCACTTAACCCCATGGTTTACGGAGTGAAGACCAAGCAGATCAGAGATAAggttatagttttgttttctacTAAGGGTACAGGATGATGTTTTACTGGGCAATGGAATAACTAGGATAAGCTTACAGTGTACAGAAGTGTAGAAAGAGTGAAATGACAAATGCTATTTAAAGCAAGAACTACCTGAAGTTACTTTCATGTGCCAAGAATGTGGCATGATCTGTATGAAAATGATGGTCCTATGtataaaaaaaatccttgatGACCTCTTTGCTTGTGAAATAGGGTGCTGTACAGGATATGATCAGGAAGAAGGAGATGAAAACAGAGCGAAATTActctaaattgaaaaaaaataaaaatttggaaattgaGACTCGTAGCTATTATAAGTGAGTGTGTTAAGTAAAACAGAAACACTGAGGAGGAGAGAATAAAAGTGAAAAGATCAGTGAGAAATTTCTCACTGAGAGGATTATCAGATGGATATTTAGGACGTTAATGATAACATTTGATTCAAATTATCTTCCTTTTATGTTTCACTGTAATTCCCTTTAAATGTTTCCTccctatacacacacaatatGAAAAATTGAAGAGCCTTCAGTACAAGCCTGCTAAAATAATGTTATATCAGCAGTGCTATAAAGGGAATGAGTGAATTAGCATATTGATCAATGAATGGCAGGGTTGCTGGCTTTAGTGCTGGGAGAGGAGAGTAGCCTCTAGGCCCCAAGACACAT
The genomic region above belongs to Papio anubis isolate 15944 chromosome 12, Panubis1.0, whole genome shotgun sequence and contains:
- the LOC103877702 gene encoding LOW QUALITY PROTEIN: olfactory receptor 52H1 (The sequence of the model RefSeq protein was modified relative to this genomic sequence to represent the inferred CDS: inserted 2 bases in 2 codons), which translates into the protein MPSASAMIISNLSSYNPGPFILVGIPGLEQFHMWIGIPFCIIYIVAVVGNCILLYLIVVEHSLHEPMFFFLSLXAMTDLTLSTAGVPKTLSXLWLGAREITFPGCLTQMFFLHYSFVLDSAILMAMAFDHYVAICSPLRYTTILTPKTIIKIAMGISFRRFCIILPDVFLLTCLPFCRTRIIPHIYCEHIGIVRLACADISINIWYGFCVPIMMVISDVILIAVSYALILCAVFRLPSQDARQKALSTCGSHVCVILMFYMPAFFSILAHRFGHNVSRTFHIMFANLYIVIPPALNPMVYGVKTKQIRDKVIVLFSTKGTG